Proteins encoded together in one Vibrio lentus window:
- a CDS encoding cobaltochelatase CobT-related protein, which translates to MANVSSQQKKILDLGVSVARAISGELSLNYRGERLYKGNSPCYYQSAHTNDLTFVSRHELKNSKLSMQGKIDSSALRLLLSDADLHYSLRPKNEVERLLYDFCEQVRIESQIPSYLKGVTTSIQFNFAYWSDQYHQNGFTESRIGMLLFTLMQVIHTRLTGVPVSEPIAETIESTRASIVPTFGYSLKRLKQHRTDQQQFAHCAKELTALAQELIIQEQESDNSPTPTVEEDIKILAQLALIVDGDIQDEDVDTDITGSSKVFELSGANYQVFNSEFDQVIAADKLVRRALLLELRQKLTDDIMARQVNTRRLAAMLTRFVATPQTNRRQDHLEEGIVNATTITKLITSPLDRTVFYQPDIGASHQCAITFLMDCSGSMQKHSHKLSLLMDTILKSVGLANIPFEIIGFTTNNWNGGKVYRQWLKQGQPKHPGRLNEVRHIVFKDFDTHWRRSRLGIASLRKADIFKEGIDGEAVQFASQRLQQNSAQRKVLIVFSDGCPMDTATSTANDQFYLDNHLKQVIERESTKNGIEIHGVGMGVDLSPYYRSNITLDVQESCLFGLSKSVFEMLKR; encoded by the coding sequence ATGGCCAATGTTTCTTCCCAGCAGAAAAAGATCCTCGATCTTGGGGTGTCTGTCGCCAGAGCGATCAGCGGTGAATTGAGTCTGAATTATCGGGGAGAACGTCTCTATAAAGGCAATAGCCCCTGTTATTACCAGTCCGCACATACTAACGATCTCACCTTTGTTTCTCGCCACGAGTTGAAAAACAGCAAGCTTTCAATGCAAGGCAAGATCGATTCATCGGCACTGCGATTATTACTTTCAGACGCTGATCTTCACTATTCATTACGACCGAAAAACGAAGTCGAACGTCTGTTATATGATTTCTGCGAGCAAGTACGAATTGAATCGCAAATCCCGTCTTATCTAAAAGGCGTGACCACCAGTATTCAGTTCAACTTTGCTTATTGGAGCGACCAATATCATCAGAATGGCTTCACCGAATCACGAATCGGCATGTTGCTGTTTACTCTGATGCAAGTCATCCACACCCGCTTAACTGGCGTTCCGGTGTCTGAACCCATTGCTGAAACCATCGAATCGACTCGCGCCAGCATCGTGCCTACTTTCGGGTACAGCCTGAAGCGCTTAAAGCAACATAGAACCGACCAACAACAGTTTGCTCACTGCGCTAAGGAGCTGACAGCCCTTGCACAAGAATTAATTATCCAAGAACAAGAAAGTGATAACTCGCCCACGCCTACGGTCGAAGAAGACATTAAGATCCTTGCGCAGCTTGCCTTGATTGTTGATGGTGACATTCAAGATGAAGACGTCGATACCGACATCACAGGGAGTAGCAAGGTATTCGAACTCTCGGGTGCCAATTATCAGGTCTTTAATTCAGAATTTGATCAAGTTATCGCGGCAGACAAACTCGTCAGGCGCGCTCTATTACTCGAACTGAGGCAGAAACTCACCGATGACATCATGGCGAGACAAGTCAACACTCGCCGTTTAGCCGCTATGCTCACTCGCTTTGTTGCCACGCCACAAACGAACCGACGTCAGGATCATTTAGAAGAAGGTATTGTTAACGCCACTACCATCACCAAGCTCATCACCTCGCCATTGGATCGCACTGTCTTTTATCAACCTGATATCGGCGCATCTCATCAATGTGCCATCACGTTTTTGATGGACTGCTCAGGTTCAATGCAGAAACACAGTCACAAGCTAAGTCTACTGATGGATACAATTCTCAAATCCGTTGGACTGGCCAACATTCCATTTGAGATTATTGGCTTCACTACCAATAACTGGAACGGTGGCAAAGTCTATCGACAGTGGCTTAAACAAGGCCAACCGAAACACCCAGGCCGCTTAAACGAAGTTCGACATATTGTGTTTAAAGATTTTGATACCCATTGGAGACGCTCTCGCCTTGGCATTGCCAGCCTTCGTAAAGCAGACATCTTTAAAGAAGGGATTGATGGCGAAGCGGTGCAGTTCGCTAGTCAGCGGTTGCAGCAGAACAGTGCGCAAAGAAAGGTTTTGATCGTGTTCTCAGACGGCTGTCCGATGGATACCGCCACCAGCACCGCCAACGATCAGTTCTATTTAGATAACCACCTCAAACAAGTGATTGAACGTGAGTCGACCAAAAACGGAATTGAGATTCATGGTGTGGGAATGGGCGTCGATTTAAGCCCGTACTACCGCAGTAACATCACCTTAGATGTGCAGGAGAGTTGCTTATTTGGATTATCTAAGAGCGTATTTGAGATGCTAAAGCGTTAA
- a CDS encoding sulfite exporter TauE/SafE family protein translates to MELPVLLAILATIAVGTYFQTVTGFGLGIIVIGLTVSLNLVSLPVIAAVVSIVTLFNCLVALMGKPLLGELKILVVLVIGIIPGVSMGVFLLDELSDSATNILRGLLGAMVLFAGLSFMFKPKTRKDRSATVSFLLSGFSSGLAGGLFGMAGPPIVYHLYRQPFTLDLVRSTLLMVFACTSMSRTVNVYAAGDMEASILWLSAIAVPLVALVTMFARRFPPPLSNDQLRKLVFIVLMLIGGYLMAVSAWSLLAVF, encoded by the coding sequence ATGGAGTTACCTGTTTTACTCGCCATTCTTGCCACTATCGCGGTGGGTACCTACTTCCAAACCGTCACGGGTTTTGGCCTCGGTATCATCGTGATTGGTTTAACGGTCAGCCTTAATTTGGTTTCTTTACCCGTGATTGCCGCTGTGGTCAGTATCGTGACCTTGTTCAATTGCTTGGTCGCGTTGATGGGTAAGCCACTGCTTGGTGAACTCAAGATTCTGGTGGTGTTGGTCATCGGTATTATCCCCGGCGTATCGATGGGGGTGTTCTTGCTAGACGAGTTGAGCGATTCAGCCACGAATATTCTCCGAGGACTATTGGGGGCGATGGTGCTATTCGCAGGTTTGAGCTTTATGTTCAAACCTAAAACCAGAAAGGACCGTTCGGCAACGGTATCGTTCTTGTTATCTGGTTTTAGTTCTGGGCTCGCGGGTGGGTTATTCGGTATGGCAGGCCCACCGATTGTTTACCATCTCTATCGGCAGCCTTTTACGCTCGATCTGGTGCGAAGCACACTGCTGATGGTGTTCGCTTGTACGTCAATGTCCCGTACCGTCAATGTCTACGCTGCAGGCGACATGGAAGCGAGCATATTGTGGTTATCCGCTATTGCTGTTCCTCTGGTGGCGCTTGTCACAATGTTTGCTCGGCGTTTCCCACCGCCGTTGTCCAATGACCAACTCAGAAAGTTGGTGTTCATTGTGTTGATGTTGATTGGTGGGTATTTGATGGCTGTCTCTGCATGGTCGTTACTTGCTGTCTTTTAA